A stretch of Oncorhynchus mykiss isolate Arlee chromosome 12, USDA_OmykA_1.1, whole genome shotgun sequence DNA encodes these proteins:
- the LOC110538907 gene encoding prolyl 4-hydroxylase subunit alpha-1 codes for MDGVALGLIRLQDIYRQLQIITVDVSGQVNVTPLDPDDSFHIAMVALQNHKFQYALLWLQETFRQLEDGIPALVTRREVLTYLGPLAFQMGNLPLALELTQQLQELGANMNFSMNSVLVVYLSCECMNKRCRVCDGQTPRRQRTLRCRYSTGRGNPRLIYAPIKEEQEWDHPLIIRYHDLVSEREIETIKHLSRSKQVSIFFGLNFVLCIVTKLDRAKVSDHVTGERFSAETRVAKSAWLADEDNPVISRVTQRMADLTGLDMEAAEMLQVANYGIGGQYEPHFDNKLTNDTDYITRGGRIATILIYMSDVDVGGSTVFPDIGAALRPYKGSAVLWYNLLQNGEEDARTLHAACPVFVGNKWVANKWVRAHGQEFRRRCSLSQMD; via the exons ATGGATGGGGTTGCACTGGGTCTTATACGTCTACAGGACATATACAGACAACTGCAAATCATTACAGTGGATGTGTCAG GACAGGTAAATGTGACACCCTTGGATCCAGATGACTCCTTCCACATTGCCATGGTGGCCCTGCAGAACCACAAGTTCCAGTATGCCCTGCTCTGGCTCCAGGAGACCTTCAGGCAGCTGGAGGATGGCATCCCAGCCCTGGTGACCAGGAGAGAGGTTCTGACCTACCTGGGTCCCCTAGCCTTTCAGATGGGTAACCTGCCTCTAGCATTGGAGCTAACGCAACAGTTGCAGGAACTGG GTGCCAACATGAACTTTTCCATGAATTCTGTACTCGTTGTCTACCTGTCTTGTGAGTGTATGAATAAAAGATGCCGTGTCTGTGATGGTCAGACCCCGAGGAGACAGAGGACATTGCGGTGCAGGTACAGCACTGGTAGAGGCAACCCTCGACTCATCTATGCCCCTATAAAAGAGGAGCAGGAATGGGACCATCCACTAATAATACGCTATCATGACCTTGTATCTGAAAGGGAGATTGAGACCATAAAACACCTATCCCGATCAAAG CAAGTGTCTATTTTTTTTGGACTCAATTTTGTGTTGTGCATTGTGACCAAGCTTGACAGAGCAAAGGTGTCAGACCATGTGACAGGGGAAAGATTTTCAGCTGAAACCCGTGTGGCTAAAAG TGCATGGCTGGCTGACGAGGACAACCCTGTCATCTCCCGTGTTACCCAGAGAATGGCTGACCTGACTGGGCTGGACATGGAGGCAGCAGAGATGCTCCAG GTTGCAAATTATGGGATTGGGGGCCAATATGAACCACACTTCGACAACAAG CTGACCAATGACACAGACTACATAACGAGGGGTGGCAGGATCGCAACGATCTTAATCTAT ATGAGTGATGTGGACGTGGGTGGATCGACTGTGTTCCCTGATATAGGAGCTGCTCTACGACCGTACAAG GGTTCAGCGGTGCTGTGGTACAACCTTTTGCAGAATGGAGAGGAGGACGCTAGGACCTTACACGCTGCATGCCCTGTCTTTGTGGGCAATAAATGGG TTGCCAATAAATGGGTGCGGGCCCACGGACAGGAGTTCAGGAGAAGATGCTCTTTGTCCCAGATGGACTGA